Proteins co-encoded in one Arachis hypogaea cultivar Tifrunner chromosome 13, arahy.Tifrunner.gnm2.J5K5, whole genome shotgun sequence genomic window:
- the LOC112733969 gene encoding inositol transporter 4-like, protein MEGGPEAASKQEFMEFWKRATSSPYIMRLALSAGIGGLLFGYDTGVISGALLYIREDFVEVDKKLWLQEVIVSMAVAGAIIGAALGGWMNDTLGRKTSILGADIVFFLGAIVMAIAPAPWVLVIGRILVGFGVGIASMTSPLYISEASPAAIRGALVCINGLLITFGQFLSYLINLAFTKTPGTWRWMLGVAGLPAVVQFVLMLTLPESPRWLYNQGKENESRKILEKIYKADEVEGEIKAMREAVEQEKQEEGLIGQTLGEKMKAAFSNVAVRRGLYAGVTAQVAQQFVGINTVMYYSPTIVQFAGIASKSTALALSLVTSGLNAVGSILSMLCIDKYGRRKLMLLSLVAIIICLLTLTGVFYQAATTAPPIDNIDTLSFGANATCQAYLDAPNVSSWNCMKCLKAECAFCASTGANHLPGACLAETKEVRAVCGEQKRVWFSDGCPSKIGVLAVIVLGLYILAYSPGMGSVPWVLNSEIYPLRFRGIGGGIAAVSNWCANLVVSLTFLSLIHALGAAGTFLLFAGFSTIGLVAIYLLVPETKGLQFEEVEKLLQKGFNPCDCTNLKIDEEKASTSN, encoded by the exons ATGGAAGGAGGGCCGGAGGCAGCGAGTAAGCAAGAGTTCATGGAATTCTGGAAAAGAGCAACCAGTTCGCCCTACATCATGCGCCTTGCTCTATCGGCCGGAATTGGAGGTCTCCTCTTTGGCTACGACACCGGTGTTATCTCAGGAGCCTTGCTTTACATTCGTGAGGACTTTGTAGAAGTTGATAAGAAATTATGGTTGCAGGAAGTCATCGTAAGTATGGCTGTAGCGGGAGCCATCATTGGTGCTGCACTTGGTGGATGGATGAACGACACGCTCGGCCGTAAGACCTCTATCTTAGGGGCTGATATTGTTTTCTTTCTTGGCGCAATAGTCATGGCTATTGCCCCTGCTCCTTGGGTCCTCGTCATTGGAAGaattttggttggttttggagTTGGCATAGCTTCCATGACTTCTCCTCTCTATATCTCAGAAGCCTCCCCAGCTGCTATTAGAGGAGCTCTCGTTTGTATCAATGGTCTCCTCATCACCTTTGGCCAATTCCTCTCCTACCTTATCAACCTCGCATTCACCAAG ACTCCTGGAACGTGGCGTTGGATGCTTGGGGTGGCTGGACTTCCAGCGGTGGTTCAGTTTGTTTTGATGCTAACCCTGCCTGAGTCACCGAGGTGGTTGTACAACCAGGGGAAAGAAAATGAGTCaaggaaaatcctagaaaagatTTACAAAGCAGATGAGGTTGAAGGGGAGATAAAAGCGATGAGAGAAGCAgtagaacaagagaagcaagaggaaggGTTGATCGGTCAAACCCTTGGAGAGAAAATGAAGGCTGCTTTCAGCAACGTCGCTGTTCGAAGAGGATTGTATGCAGGTGTGACTGCTCAAGTCGCTCAACAATTCGTTGGCATCAACACCGTCATGTATTACAGCCCAACCATTGTTCAGTTTGCTGGCATTGCATCAAAATCTACCGCACTTGCACTCTCCCTCGTCACATCTGGTCTCAACGCCGTTGGATCTATTCTcagcatgctttgcatcgataaATATGGAAGGAGAAAGCTCATGCTCCTATCCCTTGTTGCAATCATCATTTGCCTCCTTACTCTCACCGGAGTTTTCTATCAGGCAGCTACCACCGCTCCTCCAATTGACAACATTGACACCCTCAGCTTCGGTGCTAACGCTACATGCCAAGCTTATCTTGATGCCCCCAATGTCTCTTCATGGAACTGCATGAAATGTTTGAAAGCTGAATGTGCCTTCTGTGCCAGCACTGGGGCCAAT CATCTTCCGGGAGCGTGTCTGGCGGAAACAAAGGAAGTCAGAGCGGTGTGCGGAGAGCAAAAGCGCGTATGGTTTTCTGATGGATGCCCAAGCAAAATTGGAGTGCTTGCAGTTATAGTGTTGGGACTATATATCCTAGCATACTCTCCTGGAATGGGATCAGTGCCTTGGGTTTTGAACTCAGAGATTTACCCATTGAGATTCAGGGGAATTGGTGGAGGCATAGCAGCAGTTTCAAACTGGTGTGCTAATCTCGTAGTGAGTTTGACATTCTTGTCACTCATCCATGCACTTGGGGCTGCAGGAACATTCCTCCTCTTTGCTGGATTTTCCACAATTGGACTAGTTGCCATCTATCTATTGGTACCAGAAACCAAAGGGCTTCAGTTTGAAGAGGTTGAGAAGTTGCTTCAGAAAGGTTTCAACCCTTGTGATTGCACCAATCTAAAGATAGACGAAGAGAAAGCAAGtactagtaattaa